One genomic segment of uncultured Desulfobacter sp. includes these proteins:
- a CDS encoding RNA-binding S4 domain-containing protein, protein MTENRIVYITHAPVELYKVLKFENFASSGGEAKHMIADGLVRVNGQVETRKRKKILPGDVIEIYDSCLEIQMDSI, encoded by the coding sequence ATGACTGAGAACAGAATCGTTTATATTACCCATGCGCCTGTGGAATTGTACAAGGTGCTTAAGTTTGAAAATTTTGCGTCCAGCGGAGGCGAGGCCAAGCATATGATTGCCGATGGGCTGGTTCGGGTCAACGGCCAAGTTGAAACAAGAAAACGGAAAAAGATTCTTCCCGGCGATGTTATAGAAATTTATGACAGTTGTCTTGAAATTCAGATGGATTCCATTTAA
- a CDS encoding DUF2914 domain-containing protein: MPDFNASKFSFGLSRFFIVCGVVGFLFIPAGVGLADQPRMVLAKAVMCERISNFRPVNPAVVFSVSQGEVFCFSEFDPVYEKTAIFHNWYKKEKLIFSMRLVLSVPKWSSFSRIQMRKADKGPWRVEIRDEENNILKTLRFSMSD, from the coding sequence ATGCCGGATTTCAATGCAAGCAAATTTTCTTTTGGACTTTCCCGGTTTTTCATTGTTTGCGGAGTGGTTGGATTTTTGTTTATACCGGCCGGCGTCGGCCTGGCTGACCAGCCCCGTATGGTTTTGGCCAAGGCGGTTATGTGTGAACGCATATCCAATTTCAGGCCGGTGAATCCGGCCGTTGTTTTTTCCGTTTCCCAGGGAGAGGTTTTCTGCTTTTCTGAATTTGATCCGGTATATGAAAAAACAGCGATTTTCCATAATTGGTATAAAAAAGAGAAGCTTATTTTTTCCATGCGTCTTGTCCTTTCCGTGCCCAAATGGTCCTCCTTTTCGAGGATCCAGATGCGAAAAGCGGATAAAGGACCCTGGCGGGTGGAAATCAGGGATGAAGAAAATAATATTTTAAAAACCTTACGGTTCAGCATGTCTGATTGA
- a CDS encoding diadenylate cyclase, with protein sequence MPMEQLSLLFSGWRWQDMLDIVFNAYILFRLYVLFRGTNILRVIMAVVAMWIIGRSANAMGLVITNWVMQGVITLATFIIIIVFRNEISGVVRTRSFGFFLWEIPRTQINTPVRIITDAVVKLAGSKIGALIVMPLKTGVDSIIASGVDINASLSRELLVNIFWPGAPLHDGAAVIQGGKITRAGTILPLSQNRHLASKYGTRHRAALGLTEQSDALVIVVSEERGKVSLVKDNQIHEIMDSDKIEMLIKQYTGGPEPVKKMRRQTRELLVAAMVCLLCTTGLWLSFSRGMETLANYDVPIEFMNSDKKMNIIDTSASRSRLLISGARPLINALTLDQMSIKISLDGTAVGKNKLAITRQNVQLPPGIRLKNIEPDQVEVTLDAMVEKRVPVQADFSGKLPDGLIMTSISVIPETVKITGGGLTLDSITTVFTEKIPLENLTRSGFVNAALVMNPATLRPDEKHKKVQIRYTISERKRNEHTES encoded by the coding sequence ATGCCCATGGAACAACTGTCTTTATTATTTTCCGGCTGGCGCTGGCAGGATATGCTGGATATCGTTTTCAACGCATATATTCTCTTCCGTTTGTATGTATTGTTCCGGGGTACCAATATCCTGCGTGTTATCATGGCTGTGGTGGCGATGTGGATCATCGGCCGCAGCGCCAACGCCATGGGACTGGTTATTACCAATTGGGTCATGCAGGGCGTGATCACCCTGGCGACCTTTATTATCATCATTGTATTTAGAAATGAAATATCAGGGGTGGTCAGAACACGCAGTTTCGGATTTTTTCTATGGGAAATTCCAAGGACCCAGATCAATACACCGGTGCGCATCATCACTGATGCTGTGGTGAAATTGGCCGGATCAAAAATCGGGGCATTGATCGTGATGCCGCTTAAAACAGGGGTGGACAGCATCATCGCTTCCGGGGTAGACATTAATGCGTCACTATCCAGGGAACTGTTGGTGAATATTTTTTGGCCCGGAGCTCCGCTTCATGATGGTGCTGCTGTAATCCAGGGGGGGAAAATTACCCGGGCCGGGACGATTCTGCCCTTGTCCCAGAATCGACATCTGGCCTCGAAATACGGTACCCGGCACAGGGCAGCTCTGGGGCTTACCGAGCAAAGCGATGCCCTTGTGATTGTTGTTTCTGAGGAGCGTGGAAAAGTCTCCCTTGTAAAAGACAACCAGATTCATGAGATCATGGACTCTGACAAGATTGAGATGTTAATAAAACAATATACCGGCGGGCCTGAACCGGTAAAGAAAATGCGCCGACAGACCAGGGAGTTACTTGTGGCAGCCATGGTCTGCCTTTTATGCACCACAGGCTTATGGCTGAGCTTTTCAAGGGGTATGGAGACATTGGCCAACTATGATGTTCCCATTGAGTTCATGAACTCTGACAAAAAAATGAATATTATTGACACATCTGCTTCCAGGTCCAGGCTTTTGATCAGCGGTGCACGGCCTTTGATCAACGCTTTGACCCTGGATCAGATGAGCATCAAAATATCCCTTGACGGAACAGCCGTGGGAAAAAATAAACTGGCCATTACCAGGCAGAATGTCCAGTTGCCACCGGGCATCCGTCTGAAAAACATTGAACCCGATCAGGTGGAAGTAACCCTGGACGCCATGGTGGAGAAACGGGTACCGGTACAGGCCGACTTTTCAGGAAAATTGCCGGACGGCCTGATCATGACCAGTATCAGCGTTATCCCTGAAACGGTTAAGATTACAGGTGGTGGGCTTACCCTGGATTCCATAACCACGGTGTTTACCGAGAAAATCCCCCTTGAAAATTTAACAAGGTCAGGCTTTGTTAATGCGGCACTGGTCATGAACCCTGCGACCCTGCGGCCGGATGAGAAGCATAAAAAGGTACAGATTCGATATACCATCTCCGAAAGAAAGCGCAATGAACACACCGAAAGCTGA
- a CDS encoding class III extradiol ring-cleavage dioxygenase, with protein MNTPKADSAIIYIPHGGGPLPLLGHAGHDAMNVFLKGLAAMLPEPKAVVVISAHWETDSPMVISHPEPELVYDYYGFPRQAYEIAYPAAGHPELALKAVALLKEAGIQAKTDAKRGFDHGVYIPLTLMLPKADVPCIQISLSKDLDPETHLSMGEALRPLLKEKIWLLGSGFSFHNMREFDLQAGPGPTSVPDTQNRFFQDWLKKTCADDKISPEQQKQNLLDWELAPAARHCHPREEHLLPLMVCAGAAGYRPAHKAFDVKIMGRSSVSFFWLETV; from the coding sequence ATGAACACACCGAAAGCTGACAGCGCCATTATTTATATCCCCCATGGCGGCGGGCCGTTACCCCTTCTGGGACATGCCGGACATGACGCCATGAATGTATTTTTAAAAGGGCTTGCCGCAATGCTGCCTGAACCTAAGGCTGTGGTGGTGATTTCCGCCCACTGGGAAACTGATTCGCCCATGGTAATCAGCCACCCCGAACCTGAGCTGGTTTACGATTATTACGGGTTTCCCAGGCAGGCCTATGAGATTGCGTATCCGGCTGCCGGTCACCCAGAGCTGGCGCTCAAAGCCGTTGCACTGCTCAAAGAGGCCGGTATTCAGGCGAAGACAGATGCCAAGCGGGGCTTTGACCATGGGGTTTATATACCTTTAACCCTGATGCTGCCTAAAGCGGATGTCCCCTGCATCCAGATTTCCCTGTCTAAAGACCTGGACCCCGAAACACACCTGTCAATGGGTGAAGCCCTAAGACCTTTGCTCAAAGAAAAAATTTGGCTTCTGGGTTCAGGGTTTTCATTCCATAACATGAGGGAATTTGATCTGCAGGCAGGCCCCGGGCCTACTTCGGTCCCGGATACCCAGAACAGGTTTTTTCAGGATTGGCTTAAAAAAACCTGCGCCGATGATAAAATTTCCCCCGAACAGCAAAAACAAAACCTTCTCGACTGGGAACTCGCACCGGCTGCAAGGCATTGCCACCCCCGGGAAGAGCATCTGCTGCCCTTGATGGTGTGTGCCGGGGCTGCCGGGTACCGCCCTGCCCATAAGGCTTTTGATGTTAAAATAATGGGCAGAAGTTCTGTCAGTTTTTTCTGGTTGGAAACCGTATAG
- a CDS encoding YheU family protein, with the protein MLAQIKSGKAVIVFDQETESCTVLRSDDPLLRALDG; encoded by the coding sequence GTGTTGGCCCAGATTAAATCCGGCAAGGCCGTTATCGTTTTTGACCAGGAAACTGAATCTTGCACTGTTTTGAGAAGTGATGATCCTTTGTTGCGAGCACTGGATGGGTGA
- a CDS encoding MBL fold metallo-hydrolase, translated as MRHTQMLRRITGPYNLNTYFLVCKKSRKTVIIDPGGRVEGLAEFIQKNDLIPDKILLTHGHADQFFSMDAFKRIARIPYCLHKADDDFFKDPEVRAKTKQSVGLPPPYPADIRMNDGDTFAFGSCELAVIHTPGHTPGSVCLLCEDHLFTGDAIFVGEAGRTDLPGGNLPCLIESIRVKILPLDKKTVILPGHHHTGDPSWSTLEQEMKTNIYITDFILDE; from the coding sequence GTGCGCCATACACAGATGCTTCGACGGATCACAGGACCCTATAACCTTAATACCTATTTCCTGGTCTGTAAAAAATCCCGGAAAACAGTCATTATAGATCCGGGCGGAAGGGTTGAGGGATTAGCAGAGTTCATTCAAAAAAACGATCTTATCCCTGATAAAATCCTGTTGACCCATGGACATGCCGACCAGTTCTTTTCCATGGATGCATTCAAACGAATCGCCAGGATACCTTATTGTCTGCACAAGGCCGATGATGATTTCTTTAAAGATCCGGAAGTAAGGGCAAAAACGAAACAATCGGTTGGTCTGCCGCCGCCCTATCCGGCAGATATCAGGATGAATGATGGCGATACCTTTGCCTTCGGTTCTTGTGAACTGGCCGTTATCCATACCCCCGGACATACGCCCGGTTCGGTCTGTCTGCTGTGCGAGGACCATCTTTTTACGGGGGATGCCATCTTTGTGGGAGAGGCCGGACGGACGGATCTGCCGGGCGGAAATCTCCCTTGCCTGATTGAGTCCATCAGGGTTAAAATACTGCCCCTTGACAAAAAAACCGTGATCCTTCCGGGTCATCACCATACCGGAGATCCTTCCTGGTCGACCCTAGAACAGGAGATGAAGACCAATATCTATATCACCGATTTTATTTTGGATGAATGA
- a CDS encoding IS701 family transposase has protein sequence MQKNIDPIRSKLQFKGSLKDFSPVTLQQVYGSELEPLWNELVQRHHYLGHRNLLGKRLKYLAFIEACPVAALSWSAPAKRLEARDKFIGWSDDSRQRSLHRIAANSRFVIFPWVQIPNFGSHILGMNLRCLRKDWLEKFHDELLLVETFVDPSFFQGTVYKASNWRKLGRTKGYTKCGKRYIYHGQIKEIYIYILDSCYRKILGVPSTDFLEHRLSKNVEETSLSLQQSEWTPELLEEFELTDHDFDSIAQELTEFHNIFSDCFCRSEQESLGLTYISGLMSATEKKTAERIALEIKTPQSVRSTQRFLKTYKWDHGAMLQMHQQQVVQQIATEDGMITVDPSEFPKKGKKSVGVAHQYCGNTGKKDNCQSGVFIGYVSGKGYGLIDAQLYMPKSWFEKDHEELRKINLVPEDLVFQTKNDIASNLIKSVSKRFPARWIGCDAGLGSDMDFLKSLPNSLYYFADIKSNSKVFLEKPEVGIPPYAGKGKRPTKPKVLSDHKPISVSKLEKSDQLKWQFVNLGEGSKGPLLAQVACIRVFPSRDGLPQTDPVWLIIRKRTDGQIRYAFSNAPETISFEELCRASCLRWSIERCFQEGKMHLGMDHYEHRSWPAWHRHMIYVMLAQHFLFRVRKRLKKNA, from the coding sequence ATGCAGAAAAATATTGATCCCATTAGAAGCAAATTGCAATTCAAAGGTTCATTGAAAGATTTTTCTCCAGTAACTCTGCAGCAAGTTTACGGAAGTGAACTTGAGCCCTTGTGGAATGAATTAGTTCAACGGCATCATTATTTGGGACATAGGAACCTTTTGGGAAAAAGACTGAAGTATCTGGCATTTATAGAAGCTTGCCCAGTTGCAGCTTTATCATGGAGCGCACCGGCTAAAAGACTTGAAGCCAGAGATAAATTTATTGGATGGTCCGACGATTCCAGACAACGCTCCCTTCATCGGATTGCAGCCAATAGTAGATTTGTCATTTTTCCATGGGTTCAAATTCCTAACTTTGGATCACACATCCTGGGGATGAATCTCCGTTGTCTCCGAAAAGACTGGTTAGAAAAGTTTCATGATGAGCTTTTATTGGTAGAAACTTTTGTCGATCCTTCCTTTTTCCAGGGAACCGTTTACAAAGCGAGCAATTGGAGAAAATTGGGAAGAACAAAAGGATATACCAAATGCGGGAAGAGATATATCTATCATGGTCAAATCAAAGAAATTTACATATACATTCTTGATTCTTGCTACAGAAAAATTTTAGGCGTTCCCTCCACAGATTTTCTTGAACATCGTTTATCAAAAAATGTGGAGGAAACAAGTTTGTCATTACAGCAGTCTGAATGGACACCCGAACTGTTGGAAGAGTTTGAGTTGACTGACCATGATTTTGATTCAATCGCTCAAGAATTAACGGAATTTCACAATATTTTCTCAGACTGTTTTTGCCGAAGCGAGCAAGAAAGTCTTGGTTTGACTTATATTTCCGGTTTAATGAGCGCAACTGAAAAAAAAACTGCAGAGAGGATCGCCCTGGAAATCAAAACCCCTCAATCTGTACGGTCAACCCAGCGTTTTTTAAAAACGTACAAATGGGATCATGGCGCCATGCTTCAAATGCACCAACAGCAGGTCGTCCAGCAGATTGCAACTGAAGACGGTATGATAACGGTAGATCCGTCTGAATTTCCAAAAAAAGGAAAGAAATCCGTTGGTGTTGCACATCAATATTGCGGCAATACCGGCAAAAAAGACAATTGTCAATCAGGTGTATTTATCGGCTATGTCAGCGGAAAAGGGTATGGCCTCATTGATGCTCAACTATATATGCCGAAATCATGGTTTGAGAAAGACCATGAAGAGCTTCGGAAAATCAATCTCGTTCCGGAAGATTTAGTATTTCAAACAAAAAACGACATTGCGTCGAACTTGATAAAGTCTGTCAGTAAAAGATTTCCTGCCCGCTGGATAGGTTGCGATGCAGGTCTTGGCAGCGATATGGATTTTTTAAAGTCCTTGCCGAATTCGCTTTATTATTTTGCCGATATAAAATCAAACAGCAAAGTTTTTTTGGAAAAACCGGAAGTTGGCATTCCTCCATATGCAGGAAAGGGAAAACGTCCTACAAAACCCAAAGTATTGTCGGATCACAAACCAATTTCCGTATCAAAACTGGAAAAGTCAGATCAACTCAAGTGGCAGTTCGTGAATTTAGGGGAAGGAAGCAAAGGCCCACTGCTTGCGCAAGTAGCATGCATAAGGGTCTTTCCTTCGCGGGATGGATTACCACAGACTGATCCGGTTTGGTTAATTATTAGAAAACGAACTGATGGCCAAATCAGATATGCATTTTCAAATGCACCGGAAACAATATCGTTTGAAGAGCTATGCCGGGCATCTTGCCTGCGCTGGTCTATCGAACGCTGCTTTCAGGAAGGAAAAATGCATCTTGGCATGGATCACTATGAACATCGATCATGGCCGGCATGGCATCGACACATGATTTATGTAATGCTTGCGCAACATTTTCTTTTTCGTGTTAGAAAACGGCTAAAAAAAAATGCCTAA
- the tnpA gene encoding IS200/IS605 family transposase, with translation MDLPQPNKKYISTHSLVYSCQYHVVFCPKYRRPVLVNGVDERLKELILEKQTEYQYEILEMEVMPDHVHLLMSVNPQIGVVNVIGKIKGYSAGILRKEFGWLKSRLPCLWTRRKFVSTVGSVSLAVVKQYITDQKGK, from the coding sequence ATGGATCTGCCACAACCCAATAAGAAATACATATCGACACATAGTTTGGTGTACAGTTGTCAGTACCATGTAGTATTTTGCCCAAAATATCGTAGACCGGTACTTGTCAACGGTGTAGATGAACGCCTTAAAGAGTTAATTCTGGAAAAGCAGACTGAATACCAGTACGAAATACTGGAGATGGAAGTTATGCCTGACCATGTACATCTGCTTATGAGCGTGAATCCACAGATTGGTGTTGTCAACGTCATTGGCAAAATTAAAGGATACTCCGCCGGGATACTCCGGAAAGAATTTGGGTGGTTAAAATCCAGGCTTCCATGCTTGTGGACTCGACGTAAATTCGTTTCTACTGTGGGTTCCGTATCTCTGGCTGTAGTAAAGCAATACATAACTGACCAGAAGGGCAAATAG
- a CDS encoding RNA-guided endonuclease TnpB family protein → MAVQFGHARFIFNYGLDARKQAFKETGKGLSYTATTLLLPKLKQDLPWLKEADSQVLQQKLKDLDTAYVNFFQGRAGYPTFKDKNSHQAIRYPQRFKLTDSQIYLPKVGWVTLVLHRPTEGVPKNATVSKTKSGKYFVSVQCELEICEFSNNLPPVGVDLGLHHFATLSTGEKVEHPAYLRAAEKKLRRLQKALSRTKKGSANRAKARRRVAGLHEKIANQRSDFLHKLSNRLVRSHGTVSLENLNVAGMVKCHNLAKSISDSGWNTFKLQCEYKACQYGADVQSVDRFFPSSKTCNVCGYVNNDLKLQHRFWTCPECSAKHDRDINAAINICNFNTVGATELQACGEDVRPTTFLGGRLTSMKQEAQCL, encoded by the coding sequence TTGGCTGTACAGTTCGGGCATGCGCGTTTCATTTTCAACTACGGGCTTGACGCGCGTAAGCAAGCGTTTAAAGAAACCGGCAAAGGCCTGTCCTATACAGCCACAACACTTTTGTTGCCTAAGCTTAAACAGGATCTGCCTTGGCTCAAAGAAGCAGACTCTCAGGTGCTGCAGCAGAAGCTCAAAGATTTGGACACTGCCTATGTAAATTTCTTTCAAGGCCGTGCAGGCTATCCCACTTTTAAGGATAAAAACAGTCATCAGGCTATTAGGTATCCCCAACGTTTCAAGCTCACAGACTCTCAGATTTACCTTCCCAAAGTCGGGTGGGTAACACTGGTATTGCACCGTCCCACTGAAGGCGTACCGAAAAATGCCACCGTTTCGAAAACCAAGAGCGGTAAGTATTTTGTTTCGGTACAATGTGAGCTTGAAATATGTGAATTCTCTAATAACCTGCCGCCTGTTGGTGTAGACTTGGGATTGCATCACTTCGCTACGCTCTCCACTGGTGAAAAGGTGGAGCATCCCGCCTACTTGAGAGCGGCTGAGAAAAAACTCAGGCGCCTCCAGAAGGCACTTAGCCGAACCAAGAAGGGAAGCGCCAACAGAGCTAAAGCGCGGCGCCGTGTTGCAGGACTTCACGAGAAAATAGCGAATCAACGCTCTGATTTTCTCCATAAGCTGAGCAACCGGCTGGTGCGTAGCCATGGGACAGTCAGTCTCGAAAACCTGAATGTTGCCGGTATGGTGAAGTGCCATAATTTAGCCAAGTCAATCAGTGACAGCGGCTGGAATACGTTTAAATTGCAATGTGAATATAAAGCATGTCAATACGGTGCCGACGTACAGTCAGTTGATAGATTTTTCCCTTCCAGTAAAACCTGCAATGTTTGCGGGTACGTTAATAATGATTTAAAGTTGCAGCACAGATTCTGGACCTGCCCTGAGTGCTCAGCAAAGCACGATAGAGATATCAATGCTGCAATAAACATATGTAATTTCAATACCGTGGGAGCCACGGAACTTCAAGCCTGTGGAGAGGATGTAAGACCTACCACCTTTTTGGGTGGTAGGCTAACCTCTATGAAGCAGGAAGCCCAATGCCTTTAG
- a CDS encoding 2-oxoacid:acceptor oxidoreductase family protein: protein MKTFNIYITGVGGQGIGLLSQTLLRAIDYAGIQAIAVDTHGLAQRGGVVVSRIRCGETVHSPLIMKKSANLVLGMEIHEAMRGLVTAGKEGGTLVFLDVSWQPLPVRLGQNKEITSEDILDTCQTTGIIPIKVDLGRLKDSRMQNMALLGTIASKKLIPGTEPHHFFQALEDLLAGRVLTENKRLFTEYMSS, encoded by the coding sequence ATGAAAACCTTTAACATCTATATTACCGGGGTTGGCGGACAGGGGATCGGATTACTCAGTCAGACTTTACTGCGCGCAATTGATTATGCCGGGATTCAAGCCATTGCAGTGGATACCCACGGGCTGGCACAAAGGGGCGGGGTGGTGGTGTCGCGGATCCGTTGCGGGGAAACGGTTCACTCTCCCTTGATAATGAAAAAAAGTGCAAATCTGGTGCTGGGAATGGAAATTCATGAAGCCATGCGGGGGCTGGTAACAGCGGGCAAAGAAGGAGGGACGCTCGTATTTCTGGATGTGTCCTGGCAGCCACTTCCGGTGCGACTCGGTCAGAATAAAGAAATTACCTCTGAAGACATCCTTGATACATGTCAAACCACGGGTATAATACCGATAAAAGTTGATCTTGGCCGCCTGAAAGATTCACGGATGCAGAATATGGCTCTTTTGGGTACCATTGCCAGCAAAAAACTGATTCCGGGTACTGAGCCCCATCATTTTTTCCAGGCCCTGGAGGATCTTCTGGCAGGCAGAGTGCTGACGGAAAACAAACGTCTGTTTACGGAATATATGTCAAGTTAA
- a CDS encoding indolepyruvate ferredoxin oxidoreductase subunit alpha → MKKLGDILMDNEPFEEILMGNEAIVRAMVETGTKVVTSYPGSPTPEIATAINSIPEEKRPFYFEFSVNEKVASEVAFGAAVNGNLSCVFFKSVGLNVALDTVVQFSLMNIIGGLVIVVGDDPGANSSQNEQDNRNIYQMARLTVFEPASPKETYIYYKHAAEFAKKEQTAAVLRLTTHVCHAREKIRFDKFNPPPLFRNDFNRDNGPYIPLTSTALEMKGEAIRKLKQAQRFARTRPLNTILSSDTNQGLGIITSGLTYLSVLDVLETTQIRPDILKLGMINPLDEQILIDFLLSHKQVLILEELDNILELQIKALAFDNGINTSIIGKVDDDDFVGEYTPDKTLKKLGTTWPDLGLNPTDEDTELFDVPARPAQMCPGCGHRSAFFAIKKALSASDITIADIGCHTLGFLPPYNIGEILMCMGASTGVASGLALENSKRVVAFIGDSTFFHAGLPGIINAVFNQHDVTLIVMENGTTAMTGHQDHAGKSISIEGLLNAFGIEQVLSCDTYSQEKLTDLVRQSMAYKGLSVVIARHPCMLKFTRAQRKKTGYVQKHISIDQEACTRIHACVEQFGCPTFIRNKDGRIDINLDLCIGDGSCRPSCPEQAIGFDREEK, encoded by the coding sequence ATGAAAAAATTAGGTGACATCCTGATGGACAATGAGCCGTTTGAAGAAATTCTTATGGGCAATGAAGCGATCGTCAGAGCGATGGTGGAAACCGGAACAAAAGTGGTGACCTCTTATCCGGGATCTCCGACACCTGAGATCGCGACGGCTATCAACAGTATCCCTGAAGAAAAACGGCCATTTTACTTTGAATTTTCCGTTAATGAAAAGGTGGCCAGTGAAGTGGCCTTCGGAGCGGCCGTTAACGGCAATTTAAGCTGCGTCTTTTTTAAAAGCGTGGGGTTGAATGTCGCATTAGATACCGTTGTCCAGTTCAGTTTAATGAATATTATTGGCGGCCTGGTGATCGTGGTGGGCGACGATCCTGGGGCCAACTCATCCCAAAATGAACAGGACAACCGGAATATTTATCAAATGGCGCGGCTAACTGTGTTTGAACCGGCATCGCCAAAAGAGACCTACATATATTATAAACATGCGGCCGAGTTTGCAAAAAAAGAACAAACCGCAGCTGTACTGAGGCTGACCACCCATGTGTGTCATGCCAGGGAAAAAATCAGGTTCGATAAATTCAACCCGCCGCCATTGTTTCGTAATGATTTCAATCGGGACAACGGTCCGTATATTCCCCTGACGTCGACGGCACTGGAGATGAAAGGCGAGGCGATCCGGAAATTAAAACAGGCCCAACGGTTTGCGAGAACCAGGCCGCTTAATACCATTTTATCTTCCGATACAAACCAGGGACTGGGAATCATTACCTCCGGCTTGACGTACCTGTCTGTTCTGGATGTCCTTGAAACAACCCAAATACGTCCGGATATCTTAAAACTGGGCATGATCAATCCCCTGGATGAACAAATTCTTATCGATTTTCTGTTATCACACAAGCAGGTGCTGATACTTGAAGAACTGGACAATATACTGGAGCTTCAAATCAAAGCCCTGGCATTTGATAATGGAATAAATACGTCCATCATTGGGAAAGTTGATGATGACGATTTTGTCGGTGAATACACCCCGGATAAAACCTTGAAAAAACTGGGGACAACCTGGCCGGATTTAGGCTTAAATCCGACAGATGAAGACACTGAGCTATTTGACGTGCCGGCAAGGCCAGCGCAGATGTGTCCGGGTTGCGGCCACCGGAGTGCTTTTTTTGCCATTAAGAAAGCGTTGTCCGCATCTGATATTACGATAGCGGATATCGGGTGCCACACGCTGGGATTTCTGCCGCCGTACAATATCGGCGAAATTTTAATGTGTATGGGGGCATCCACTGGTGTGGCATCCGGACTGGCCCTGGAAAACAGCAAACGGGTGGTGGCATTTATAGGAGATTCTACTTTTTTCCACGCCGGCCTTCCCGGAATTATCAATGCCGTGTTCAACCAGCATGATGTTACTCTGATTGTGATGGAAAACGGTACAACTGCCATGACAGGACACCAGGATCACGCCGGCAAATCAATTTCGATCGAGGGCCTTTTAAACGCATTCGGTATCGAACAGGTCCTGTCGTGTGATACATACAGTCAGGAAAAACTCACGGATCTGGTCAGGCAATCCATGGCATACAAAGGTCTGAGCGTTGTAATTGCCCGTCATCCATGCATGTTGAAATTCACCCGGGCCCAGAGAAAGAAAACAGGGTATGTCCAAAAGCACATTTCCATTGATCAGGAGGCCTGCACCCGAATCCATGCCTGTGTCGAGCAGTTCGGCTGCCCTACCTTTATACGAAATAAAGACGGCCGCATAGATATTAATCTTGATCTGTGTATCGGGGATGGGTCCTGCCGTCCGTCCTGCCCGGAACAGGCGATCGGATTTGACAGGGAGGAAAAATGA
- a CDS encoding mechanosensitive ion channel domain-containing protein: MELLHQINQEAIIRGALLAGLALVLIGLSQKVIPWIADRLSGRHRLYVLATVPLIRLVIILASLWIIISIVVDPTAENIFALLGALGLALGFAFKDYVGSLIAGIVTLYELPYRLGDWVSVEGVYGEVKSIGMRSFEILTPDDTVVVIPHLKLWTEKIFNANDGSRHLQCAARFYLHPEHDPRQVIQALEDTAMTSVYLQVLKPVTIIASEGPWATEYRVKAYPVDPRDQFRFTTDLTLRGKQALMALGVRFPAPGVPDSGNAA; this comes from the coding sequence ATGGAACTTTTACACCAGATAAACCAGGAAGCCATTATCAGGGGAGCTTTGTTAGCCGGCCTCGCCCTGGTGCTGATCGGACTCAGTCAAAAAGTGATTCCGTGGATAGCGGACCGACTCTCCGGCCGGCATCGGCTCTATGTCCTGGCCACGGTGCCGCTGATTCGCCTTGTGATCATCCTGGCCTCCCTGTGGATCATCATCTCCATTGTCGTGGATCCAACGGCTGAAAATATCTTTGCTCTGCTGGGGGCTCTAGGCCTGGCCCTGGGGTTTGCTTTCAAAGACTATGTCGGCAGCCTCATTGCCGGAATCGTCACCCTCTATGAACTGCCCTACCGGCTCGGGGACTGGGTCTCTGTGGAGGGGGTTTACGGAGAGGTCAAATCCATCGGAATGCGCTCCTTTGAGATCCTCACGCCTGACGATACAGTGGTGGTGATCCCCCACCTGAAGCTCTGGACAGAAAAGATCTTCAATGCCAATGACGGCAGCCGGCACCTCCAGTGCGCTGCCAGGTTTTACCTCCACCCAGAGCACGACCCAAGGCAGGTAATCCAGGCCCTGGAGGATACGGCCATGACCAGCGTCTATCTTCAGGTGTTAAAGCCGGTGACCATCATTGCATCGGAAGGGCCCTGGGCCACGGAATACAGGGTCAAGGCCTATCCGGTGGACCCCCGGGACCAGTTCCGTTTCACAACGGACCTGACCCTGAGGGGAAAGCAGGCCCTGATGGCGCTGGGGGTGCGTTTTCCTGCTCCCGGGGTACCGGACAGCGGGAATGCAGCATGA